One Streptomyces dangxiongensis genomic window, CGACGGAGAAGCGGCGGCGCCAGTCCGCGGACATCGACGGCACCGTACGCGCCCACAGATCCTTCAGGCCCGCCTCGACCGGGTTCTCCGGCTCGGGCACGGGGGTGGCGGGGTCGAGCGGCATGAACAGCGGCAGGCGGTCCAGGTGCGCCTTCCCGGCGGCGCGGTCCGGGGTGCGTTTGAACATGTCCAGGAAGTGGTCGTCGAAGAAGAACACCCACACGTACCAGTCGGTGATCAGCGAGAGAGCGGGTCCGTCGCAGTCGGGGTGGGTGTAGGCGCACAGGAGTCCGTAGTCGTGTGCCTCCAGGTCGGCCTGCTGCCAGATCCCGGAGCCTTCCAGCATGCCCATCTCGCGCGCCCACCGGGTCGAATGGGTGCGGGCCTCGTCCAGGTGCGGGTTGAGGCGCGCCGGGTACGGCATGTAGAAGTGCGGGAGTTGAAACGGCTGCGTCATGGCCGGGCCCTACCCGTGGCCCCGTGGCCCCATCCATCCGGCCGCACATGATCACACCATCGCGTGAATCACCCGCGAAACGCGGAATTCCCCGCGCCGGGTCCTCCCGTGCGCGCCCGTGCCGGATTCGCGCGGCGTCGACGGCGTGGACGGCGTCGCGTCACCCCCGCCGTGCGCCACCCGACGGGTCGGCCTGGATGAGCGCGTGCGTCCCGCTCGTCCGCCAGCGCTGCCCCTCGGCGGCCACCAGCGCGGCCTCGGTCGCGGCGCTCAGGCCGGTGATCACCTCGGACTTCAGGGTGCGCAGCGCGGCGACCGGACCGGGGAAGTACGCGGTCGTCTCCCGGAAGGGCGTGGTGGGCGGCCAGAACCGGTCGCCCACCAGACGGCGGTAGTTGAGGTCGCCCTTGACGACGGTCAGCGTGGCCGCCGCGAACTCGGCGCGCAGGTCGTCCGGCATGTCGGCGTACGGCAGCGGGGCGCAGGAGAAGGGGTGGGCGCGGACGGTGAGGCGGCCGTCGGCCATGGCGGACCGGAGCACGCGCCCGTACCCGCCCGCCGCGCCGGGGGCCGCACGCAGTCGGTTCAGGGCGTCCACGACGTCGGCGGTGGTGGCGTCGGAGACGTAGTAGGGGTACGGCTTGACGTGCAGGACGGCCCGCGCGGCCCGGCCCTCGGTGAGGAGGTGGGCGATCAGCAGGAGATCGGGGAGGAGTTCACGGCCGGCGTTGTCCGCGACGAGCACGAGCGTGCCGGTGCCGGCCGGCGGCAGCAGCGACCACAGGGTCTCGCTGTCGTCCGCGACCAGCGCGGGGACCGGCTGCCGGGTCCCGGCGTCCGCGGCGGAGAGCCGGAAGCCGAGGTCGGCGCGGTTGCCCCACAGGGAGCCGTGCAGCAGGGCGCGCGCCCGTTCCTCCTCGGGCAGGTCCCGCAGGCCGTCCAGGGCGGCCAGTTCCGCGTCGGTCTCGGGGGCGTCGAGTTCGGCGCGCTTGAACGGGCGGAAGGGGTCGATGCCCTGCCAGGCGCCCGGTCCGACGTAGCCGACGGCGTCGAGCAGCCGGCGGTAGAAGTAGCTCTCGGACCACAGCCACGGCACGTCGTACCAGGACCGGCCGGTGTGGTCGGGCAGGCCCCAGGCGTGCCAGCGGTCCCGGTCCGGGGCGTCGGCGGGCAGCGGCCCGACCGTGCCCTCGGTGCAGTTCCTCAGCAGCTCGTCCAGCGCCGCGTGCTGCGCGGGGCCGAACGGGAAAGCGTCCCGTACCTGCCGGATGATGGCGGGATGCCGCTCGGCCAGCACGCTGTGCGGGAACGAGCCGGGCTCGTCACCGCGGATCACGGGTGCGAAGGGGGTGTCGGGCATGTCCGTCACCGTACCGCCCGGGTCAGGCGGCTCTGGTCTCCCGCTCCAACTGGGTGGCGAGGGTGACGTAGCGGGGGCGGCGGTGCACGGGGACGAGGCCCCGGATGATCAGGTGCCACATCTCGGCGACCCGGCGCGGAAGCCGTCCGATCGGTTCGAGGGAGCGGCCGGCGACCCGGGTGCCGATGAAGAAGCAGACGAGGGAGTGGGCGACGGCGCCGACGTCGAGTTCGCCGTGCACGTCGGCCTCCCGCACGGCTCCGCCGAACTTGCGGGTGGCGTACTCCAGCCACTCGGTGAACGGATGCCGCAGCGGCGGCCGTACGGCGATGTCCGCGGTGGCCAGGCGGAGTCCGGCGCGCGGCACCGGGTCCTCCACGGCGAGCCGGGCGATGCCGAACGTGGTGCGCATCAGGGATTCCAGGGAGGAGCAGCCGCGGCTCTCGACGTCGGCCACGACCCGCTGCGCGGCCCGGGCCTGGAGTTCCAGGATGGCGTGGGCCAGGTCCTCCTTGGCGGCGAAGTGGAAGTACAGGGCGCCCTTGGTGACCTTCGCGTGTGCGACGATGTCGCTCAGGCTGGTGGTCTCGTAGCCCCGCCGGTCGAACAGGTCGGCGGCGGCCGTGATGATGGTTGCCCGGGTCTGCTCGGCGCGTAACTGCCTTGCCATCGCGGGACCCCTCCTCGCACTGTGAACGAACAGGACATGCGGTTTGTTTTAACCCCTTGCATACGATAACTCACCGAGCGGCAACGGGAGTCCGGCGTCCCGGCCCGCGGGCGGCACACGTGTCACCGTCCCGGCCCGCAGCTCACGACGGGTCCCCTCCCGCTCGTGCGGGGGCGGGCTCAGAACGGGTTCCTCCCGTTCCGCACCGGCGGCGCCCGGCGGCCGCGGGGCGGTGGCCGCCGCCGCCATGATCGCCAGGGATACGAGGCCGGTGGCGGGCACCTCGACGAGATCTCGGAGCAGGCGCGAAACAGCCGGGCCGGTCGGTGCTTCCACGCCCCGCGGGTCCCGTCGGTGACTCCGGATGAACGGGGTGGGCGCCGGCACCGTACTGGACGCCGCAGCCCCCGATTCCCGCGCCGGCCGAGGAGACGCCCCCGATGACCCGGATGACCGCCCGCCTGAGTGTCAGGGTGGCCGCCGCGGCGGCGCCGCTCCTGCTCCTGCCGTGGGCGGCGGGGCCCGCGCAGGCGCACGGCGCCCCCACGGATCCGGTCAGCCGGGTCTACGCGTGCTCCCCCGAGGGCGGCGCCGCCGCCCGGTCGGCGGCCTGCCGGGCCGCGGTCGCGGCGAACGGCGCCCCGTTCACCGCGTGGGACAACCTGCGGGTGGCGGGGGTGGGGGGCCGTGACCGGCGGGTGATCCCGGACGGCCGGCTGTGCAGCGGCAACCTGCCGGCGTACCGGGGGCTGGATCTGGCCCGGACCGACTGGCCGGCGACGCGGCTGACGCCGGGGGCCCGGCTGACGCTGACGTACGCGTCGACCATCGCGCACACGGGCACGTTCCGGCTCTATCTGACCCGGCCGGGCTACGACCCCGCGAAGCCGCTGACCTGGTCCGACCTGCCGGAGCGGCCCTTCGCCGAGGTCACCGACCCGCCGCTGCGCGACGGCGCGTACCACATCGGCGCGACGCTGCCGGCGGACCGGACGGGCCGGCAGATGCTGTACACGGTCTGGCAGAACAGCAGCACGCCGGACACGTACTACTCGTGTTCCGACGTGGTGTTCCCGGGGCGTGCGAGAGCCGCCGGCGCGGCAACGGGCACGACACCGGCGGCGACGGCTCCGGCGTCATCGCGCCCGCGGCCCGCGCGGACGGCGGGTTCTCCGCCGGTGAGCCCGACCGCCGCGCACGGGCGGCGGGAGGGGCGTCCCGAGGCCGCCGCGGGTGACGGGTCGCCGGTGGTGGACGCCACCCGCGACGGCTCGGGGGTCTCGGCGCCGCTGCTGGCGGGCGGCGCCGCCGCGGTGCTGTTGGTCACCGGGGGCGCCGCCCTCGCTCTGCGGCTGCGACGACGCTGAAACGGGGTCCTACGGCACGTTAGTTGACGTAGATCCGGACGCCCGCGTCGGTGACGGGCGCGTACTTCGCCGTGAAGAAGCCGTTGGCGAAGCAGAGCGACGAACCGGAGAACTTCGTGAACTGCTGGTTGGTGAAGGTGATGCTGCTGTCGGCGTTGGCGGCCTTGCCGGTCAGGCTGGGCGCCCGGTAGACGCAGGTGACGCTGCCCAGCAGGGTGCGCAGCTTGACCGTGGCCTGGATGACGGAGCCGCTCGGGGGCGTGACGGTGAGGGTGCCGTCCGAGGCGACCGTCGCCGCGTAGGGCAGGTTGTCGATGGTGATGCCGTTGACCCCGAGCACGCCGGTGACGTTGCTGGTGCAGGTCGAGCTGTCGAAGGTGTGCGCGGTGACGGACTCGGTGGCCGTGCCGGGGGCGGTCGGGTTGCCGGTGACCTTGGCGGTGAACTGGGACCCCGTGCACTTGACGCCGCTGGTGCCGGTCGCGCTGGAGTAGAACGTGGCCGACGTGCCGGAGGCCAGGGGCGCCGTGAGGGTGTCGCCGACGGCGACCGCGGTACCGCCGGCGCTGCCGGTGGTGAGGACCGCGCCGGCCGCGGAGGCCGGGGTGGCCGCCGCGAGGGCGAGTGCGGTGGCGGTGCCGGCGAGGGCGAGGAGGGAGCGCTTGCGCATGCGAGTGCCTCTCTTCCTGAGTGGGGGGACAACTGGGGTGAGGTGGGGGGTGGGGGCGGTGCTGGGGTGCCACCGGCGCAGGGCCGTTGCGCCTTCTCCGTACACGACGGACCGGCGACGGCGGCGGACCGGACGCGGCCGGAGGCCTCGGGGGAAGGCCTCCGGCCGCGCCGGCGCATGGGGGCGGCCGACACGGGACCACAGGGGGAACGACCGTGGCGGAGCCGCGCTGTGAGTGGATCGGTTGCCGTGACAGGGCCGGGAACGCGGCCGGTCCGCGTGGCGGACGCGGCGGGCACCGCGCCGGGACGTGGCTGGTGCCGCTCGCTGGATCCGGCGCCACGGATCCGTGGAAACAGAGGAAGTTGTAGACCTGACAATGCGTCAACGTCAAGGCGTACGGGCCGGGTTGTGCCAGGCGGAGACGGCCCGCGCACGTCCGGCACCCTTTTTTCACATCTCCCTTGACCCTTCAATGTAACCGGCGGTAACTTCCTCGAAAGGCTACTGCCGCGTAACCAGAAAGCCCTTGCGTCCACCGGGACTCGCGAGGAGGCGTACGCGGTTGCCCCTGTCCGCGCCAGGACACCGCGCCACTGGAACCCACACCGCATTGATCCATGCCCATGGGAGCAGTTATGGCCTCGTCCCCGGACGTTCCGTCCGCCGGCAACACCCCCGAGAACCCCGGAAGCGGTTCACCCTCCGACACGCAGAACGCCGCCGGAACCGTCACCGGCGGCGAACGGCGGGGCCGCGTCCGGGCCCGCCGGGCGGCGGTGATGGCCGTACCCGCCACGCTGATCGCCGCCGGCCTCGCGGTCCTCACCGCACAGGGTGCGCTCGGTGTGCAGTTCGCGATCTCCGGCATGCCCTTCACGGTCACCGCGACCGAGCTGAACGGCACCGGGTTCGAACAGTTCGGCTCGCTCGACAACATGGCCGACGGCAGCCCCAACGCCGGGGACAGCGGCGGCCAGGTCCTCGTCATCACCTCCGCCATCAAGAACGCCACGCTGACCAAGCTGTGCCAGAGCGTCGACCTCGGCGGCACCAACCTGCTGATCAAGGCGGGCGGCGGCAAGGACAAGGTCAGCGCGCGCGACCTGACCACCGACTCCACCGAGCTGTCGGGTGACGCCGCGTTCGACAACATCGAGATCGGCAACGACGCCAGCACGCTGACCAAGGCGGGGGTGAAGGGTCCGATCGGCGTCTTCAGCCAGCAGGCCGACACCGTGCGGATCGCCAAACTGCGGCAGACCAACTACGCGACGACGGCGGGTGTGTTCAAACTGCCGGGTCTGAAGCTGAGCTTCAGCGACTCGGGTTGCTGATCGCCGTGCCGGACCGTCCACGTCTGGGACCGAGGCCCGCCTTCCGCAGGTGGCGGGCCCGCCGGCCGTTCTGGGGCGGACTGCTGCTCGCCCTGGGCGGCGGCGAGATCCTGCTCACCGAGAAGGCCTCGCTGAAGGTCGTCCTGCACATCGGCATGCAGGGCCTGGCGGGTTATCTGCTGCCCGGGCTGATGGTGCTGCTGGGTCTGCTGATCCTCTTCAACCCCTCCCAGCGCCTCTTCTACTCCCTCACCGGCATCCTGCTCTCGCTGGGCACCTGGCTCACCTCCAACCTGGGCGGCTTCTTCCTCGGCCTCCTCCTCGGCGCCACCGGTAGCTGCCTGACCTTCGGCTGGCTCCCCGACCAGCGGCCACGCGTCAGCCGCCGCGCACGCCGCAGGCAGGCGAGGACGGCGGCCCGGGCGCCGGCACCGGAGGGCGCGGAAGGCGCGACCTGAGACGGCGCGGACCAGGACACCGAGGACCGGGACGAGGAGAGCTAGGAGACGACGGTCAGGACGACGGCGGCCAGGAGCCGCGGGGCCGGAAGGTGCGGGGCCGGGAGCCGCGGGAGCGCGACGACGCGGGGCCCCGGGGCGTCGGGGTCCCCGCGTCGTCACCGGTCACGGCCGTGGCCGTGGCCGTGGCCGGCGGTGGTGCCTCAGGCGAGGCCGGCGGACTTCAGCCAGGCCTTGGCGACGTCCAGCGGGTCCTTCTTCTGCACCTGCGCCTGGTTGTCCAGCTCCAGCAGGGTCGCGGTGTCCAGCTTGGCCGAGACCGCGTTGAGCGCGTCGACGCCCTTCCGCGACAGGGTGCTCTTGTGGACGAGCGGCTGGACGTTCTCGAAGCCGAAGAGGTTCTTCGGGTCCTGAAGGACGACGAACTTCTCCTCGGAGATGTTCGGGTCGGTGGTGAAGAGGTCCGCGACCTGCACCGCGTCCTTCTGCAGCGCCGCCAGCGTGAGCGGGCCGCCCGCGTCCAGCGCCTTGAAGGACTTGAAGTCCAGGCCGTAGACGGACTTCAGGCCCAGCAGGCCCTGCTGCCGGGTCTGGAACTCCGGCGAGCCGCCGATGACCAGGTCCTTGGCGATGTCCTTCAGATCGGCGACGGAGGACTTCCCGGTGAGGTGGTACTTCTTCGCGGTGGCCGCGTTGACCGTCACCGAGTCCTTGTCCTGGGCCGGCGCCGGGTTCAGCAGCGTCAGCTTGGGGTCGAGCTTGGCCTTGATGGCCTCCGTGGTCTCGGCGGCGGTCTTCGGCGCGGCCTTCTGGTCGAGGTAGGCCAGCAGCGCGCCGTTGTACTCGGGCAGCACGGTCACGGCGCCGTTCTTGAGCAGCCCGTAGGTGGTCTCGCGGCTGCCGATGTTCGGCTTGTAGGTGATCTTGAAGCCCTTGGCCCGGAGGGCCTCGCCGTAGATGTCGGCCAGCAGCGTGCTCTCGGGGAAGTTGTTGGAGCCGACGACGACGCTGTCGCCGCTCGCCTTGTCGTCCGTGAGCGGGTTGCCGCCCTTGTCGTCCTTGGAGGAACAGCCCGCCAGCAGAGCCGTCGCCGCTGCGAGGGCGACCACCGCCGCGCCTCGGTTCCTCCGGATGGACCTGCTGAAGTGGGTCGTGTAAGTCACCCGTCGATCCAATCCAGCCGGTTCTCGGTCAGTCAAGTGCCCCCGATCACCGATTGGCCTCGATCTGCGATCCGTTGTGCGCGCACACGGGCCGGGCCGGGGCGACAGCGGGGGTGCGTGCGCGTCCGGCGACGGGCGGCGGTGCTCAGCCGTTCCGGCGTACGCCCGGGGACACCGTGAGCCGGGCCGCCGCCCAGAACAGGCCGAGGGTCGCGAGGGCCAGAGCGGCGGTCAGGGTGGCACCGCCGACGACCTTGTCGTAGTTCCTCTGGTAGAGCCCGTCGATGATGTACCGCCCGAGCCCGCCGAGGCTGACGTACGCGGCGATGGTGGCGGTGGAGACGATCTGGATGGCCGCCGTGCGCAGTCCGCTCAGGACCAGCGGGAGCGCGACCGGCAGTTCGACCTGGAGCAGTACGCGGGTCTCGGACATCCCCATGCCGCGCGCCGCGTCCACCGGGGACGGGTCGACCGAGCGGACCGCCTCGTAGGCGGTGACCAGGATCGGCGGTACGGCGAGCACCACCAGCGGGATCATCACCGGCAGCAGGCCGAAACCTATCCAGAGGAACATCAGCACCAGCAGACCGAAGCTGGGCAGGGCGCGGCCGGCGGTGGCGAGGAGGGCGAGCGCGTTGCCGCCGCGCCCGGTGTGGCCGGTGAGCAGGCCGACGGGCAGCCCGATCGCGGCGGCGATCAGGAGGGCTTCCAGCGAGTACCTGAGGTGCTCGGCGAACCGGGTGGGGATGCCGTCGTAGCCGTGCCAGTGGGCGCTGTCGCTGAAGAAGGAGTGCGCGAAGTTCAGGACGTTCACCGGGTGGCACCCTTCCGCGGCATCCAGGGGGTGAGGAGGAGGCGGAGGAGGACCAGCACGCCGTCGGCGAGGATGCCCAGCACCGCGATGGTCACGACCGAGTTCACGGCGAGGGCGGGGCGGTGGTAGGTCTGGGCGTCGTAGAGCATGTTGCCGAGCGCGCCCTGGTTGCCGATGAGCATGCCGACGCTGACCAGGGAGATGCTGGAGACGGTCGCCACCCTGAGGCCGGCGATGATCGCGGGCACGGCGATGGGCAACTGGATCTGGAGGTAGCGCCGTACGGCTCCGAAGCCCATGGCCTGGGCGGCGGCCAGGGTCTCCGGAGGCACCGAGCGGACACCGTCGACGATCGCCGGGACCAGCACGACCAGGCTGTAGAGGGCGAGCGGGATCATCACGGTCGTCTCGCTCTGCCCGAAGTAGTCGATGAGCACGACGAAGAAGGCGAGCGACGGGATGGCGTAGAGAACGGTGGTGATGCCGAGAACGGGCGGGTACATCCAGCGGAACCGTACGCATAGCTGGGCCACGGGCAGTGAGAGGAGCAGTCCGGCCAGCACCGGCAGCAGTGCCTCGCGCAGGTGCAGCCCGACGAGGCCGAGATAGCTGTGCTGGAGGTCGCTCGGGAGGTCGAAGAAGCCGCTCATCACCCGGCGTTCACCTCGGCCCGCTCCGCCGCGCGGTCGTGCGCGGCGCGGATCGCCTCACCGATGGCCTGCTGGGAGACGACGCCGACGGCGTGGCCCTCGCCGTCCACCGCGACCGCCCACCCGGTCGGCGAGAGGACGGCCCCGTCGAGGGCGGCGCGCAGCGAGTCGGTGCCGGGCACGAACGGCCGCCCGTACGGCAGGAGCCGGTCGCGGTCGACGGATCCGGCGGTGAGCCGTTCCGGCTCGCTCCAGCCGAGGGGCCTGCCGTCGGCGTCGGTGACGAGGAGCCAGTCGGCCGTGGCCCGGGAGGCCAGCCGCTCGGCGTCGGCGTCGATCGGCACCACGGGCCCGGTCTCCAGCCGGAGCCCCGCGGACGGGAAGAAGGACAGCCGGCGGATGCCGCGGTCGGCGCCGAGGAAGTCCTCCACGAAGGAGTCGGCGGGCGCGCTGAGCAGTTCGGCGGGCGGGGCGAACTGGGCGAGCCGGCCACCGGTGCGCAGCACGGCGACCTTGGTGCCCAGTTTGATCGCCTCGTCGATGTCGTGGGTGACGAAGACGATGGTCTTGCCCAACTCCTGCTGGATGCGCAGGAGTTCGTCCTGGAGGCCCTTGCGGACGATGGGGTCGACGGCGGAGAACGGTTCGTCCATCAGCAGCACCGGCGGATCAGCGGCGAGTGCGCGGGCCACGCCGACGCGCTGCTGCTGGCCGCCGGAGAGCTGGTACGGATACCGCTTGGCCAGGGCCGGGTCGAGTCCGACCCGTTCCATCAGCTCGGCGGCCCGGGCCCGCGCCTTCTGCTTGCTCCAGCCGAGCAGGCGGGGCACGGTGGCGACGTTGTCGAGGATGGTGCGGTGCTGGAAGAGTCCGGCGTTCTGGATGACGTAACCCATCGACCGGCGCAGCGTGTTGACCGGCTGCCGCCGGATGTCCTGGCCGTCGAGGAGGATGCTGCCCTCGCTGGGCTCCACCATCCGGTTGATCATCCGCAGGGTCGTCGTCTTGCCGCAGCCGGAGGGCCCGACGAGGACGGTGATCGCGCGGTCGGGTATCTCCAGCGACAGCCGGTCGACCGCGACCGTTCCGTCCGGATATCGCTTCGTGACTGAGTCTATCCGTATCAAAACGCCGGACACCCTTCGGATTTGGCCGATTTCCGCCCGCTTCCGCCACTTTTTTCTCTGCGCAGGCCGTTGGGCAGCGAGTCTAACCGCCTGCGTGACCGGGGTTCGGCGGCGGCGCGGCCGGGCCGTCCCGGCCGCGCCGGCACGTCGGCCGCGTCAGCCCTCGTCCGGGCTCAACCGCAGGGAGATGGAGTTGATGCAGTACCGCTGGTCGGTCGGGGTCGGATACCCCTCGCCCTCGAAGACGTGCCCGAGGTGGGAACCGCAGCGGGCGCACCGCACCTCGGTGCGGACCATGCCGTGGGACCGGTCCTGGACCAGCTCCACGGCGTCGGTGTCCTTCGGGTCGTAGAAGGACGGCCAGCCGCAGTGCGACGCGAACTTGGTCTCGGAGGTGAACAGCTCGGCACCACAGGCCCGGCAGGAGTAGACGCCCTCGGTCCTGGTGTCCGTGTACTCACCGGTGAAGGCCGGCTCGGTGCCGGCCTGGCGCAGGACGGCGTACTCGGCCGGGTTCAGCTCCGCGCGCCACTGCTCGTCCGGCTTCTCGACGTCGTACGACATCAGCTCTCAGCCCCTTTTCACTGCGACAGGCGGTCCAGGATCAGCGGGCCCAGGTCCGTCACGTCACCCGCGCCCATGGTGAGAACGAGATCACCGGGCTTCGCCATTCCCGAGATCACCGCGGGGATCTCCGCCTTGTCGGACACGGCGGTGACGTCGGCGCCGGCCGCGCGCGCGGCCTCGATGATCAGCTCGCTGGTGACGCCGGGGATCGGGTCCTCCCGGGCCGGGTAGATGTCCAGGACCACCGAGGCGTCGGCGAGGGCCAGCGCCTGCCCCATCTCCTTGCCCAGCTCCTGGGTGCGGGAGTACAGGTGCGGCTGGAAGACGACGAGGATGCGGGCGTCGCCCGCGGCGGCGCGCATGGCCTCCAGGTCCGCGGTCATCTCGGTGGGGTGGTGGGCGTAGGAGTCGATCACCTGGACGCCGGCCGCCTCGCCCTTGAGCTGGAGGCGCCGCTTGACGCCGGTGTAGGCGGCGAGCGCGGTCGCCAGCTCCGCGGCCGGGACGCCGAGGGCGGCGCCGGCGGCGAGCGCGGCCACGGCGTTGAGGGCGTAGTGCCGGCCCGGCACGGAGACGGCGAAGGTCAGCTCCCCGCCCGTCGAGCACCGCGGTCACCTCGCTCTTCAGCCCCTGCGGGACGATCCTCAGGACACGTACGTCGGCGTCCGCGGCCTCGCCGTAGGTGACGATCCGCACGTGGCGCTCCCGGACCCGCCGGGTCAGCTCGCGGGCGCCCTCGTGGTCGGCGGACACGACCAGGGTGCCGCCGTCGGTGACACGGTCCACGAACGTCTCGAACGACTCGTAGATCTCGTCCATGGACGCGTAATTGGCGTGGTGGTCCAGCTCGACGTTGAGGACGATGGCGACCTCGGGGGCGTACTTGTGGAAGCTGCGGTCCGACTCGTCGGCCTCGGCGACGAAGATGTCGCCCTCGCCGTGCAGCGCGTTGGAACCGGGGGCGTCCAGGTCGCCGCCGATGGCGTACGACGGCCGCAGGCCCAGCTCGGTCAGGGAGACCGCCAGCATGGAGGTGGTGGTCGTCTTGCCGTGGGTACCGGCCACGGCGATCGGGCGCAGCCCCTGCATCAGCGCGGCGAGCGCGTCGGAGCGGTGCACCACCGGGATGCCCAGCTCGGCGGCGCGGGCCAGCTCCGGGTTGTCCGTGCGGATCGCCGACGACACGACGACGCAGCTCGCGTCGTCCGCGAGGTGCCCGGCGGCGTGTCCGGTGTGCACGGTGACACCGAGCGCCCGCAGCGCCCGCGCGGTCGCCGAGTCCTTGGCGTCACTGCCGGCCACCCGTGCCCCGCGCTGCGCGAGGATCTTGGCGATACCCGACATTCCGGCGCCGCCGATGCCGATGAAGTGCGGTCGGTCCATGGCGGTAGGAAGGCCGGGTGCCATGCGTTTCTCCCCAGAGACGGTACGAGCCAGAGCAGGCCTAGCCTATGCGCTGGAGCACCGGGTGCCGCGCAGGGAGGCGGCCGGCCCTCCCCCGCTCCGCCTACGCCTTGCTGTGCGAGAACAGCTTCAGCACCGGCACGCCCACCTTGTGCCGGGCCCGGGAGGCCCAGTCCCGGTGGAAGAACTCCTCGACGTAGTGCGGATCGGTGAGCACGATCACCTCGTCGGCGTTCACCTCGGCCACGACCCCCTTCAGCGCGTCCAGCGGATGGTCCTCGACCAGCCGGCCCTCCGCCGTGCTGCTCGCCGAGCGCAGCGCCTGGAGCGACACGTCGAGGGCCCGCCGGCCGACGCTTCTCGCGTCCTGCCCCTCCGGGGTCTCTCCCTCCCGCACCGCCTCGTCGAGTTCGCCGAGCGCGATGTCGTCGATGGCCCGCAGCAGGCGGTCCGCCTGGTCGCCGCGCGGCTGGAGCAGCACATGGAAGGAGACGGGCTCGTCCCCGTGCAAGGTGGTGACGAACTCCACGTCGGCGGACGTCAGGGCTTTCTCGATCATCAGAACGCTTGTGAACACCAGGCGCCTCTTCTCCTGCGAGGGCCCGCGGGGCCCGCTGTGCCGCGGGGCCCGGCAGGACCCCT contains:
- the msrB gene encoding peptide-methionine (R)-S-oxide reductase MsrB translates to MSYDVEKPDEQWRAELNPAEYAVLRQAGTEPAFTGEYTDTRTEGVYSCRACGAELFTSETKFASHCGWPSFYDPKDTDAVELVQDRSHGMVRTEVRCARCGSHLGHVFEGEGYPTPTDQRYCINSISLRLSPDEG
- a CDS encoding indole-3-glycerol phosphate synthase — encoded protein: MFTSVLMIEKALTSADVEFVTTLHGDEPVSFHVLLQPRGDQADRLLRAIDDIALGELDEAVREGETPEGQDARSVGRRALDVSLQALRSASSTAEGRLVEDHPLDALKGVVAEVNADEVIVLTDPHYVEEFFHRDWASRARHKVGVPVLKLFSHSKA